The proteins below come from a single Biomphalaria glabrata chromosome 10, xgBioGlab47.1, whole genome shotgun sequence genomic window:
- the LOC106073070 gene encoding probable serine carboxypeptidase CPVL produces the protein MTIQTCSSLVLWLGLIVLVCLGHSHPQSQQQTSSGPLLLTPYLDRGDVGLARNLSLVRFRPPTIVPLSYAGYLTVDRRVRNHLFFWFFPSPSNPSAPLLLWLNGGPAVSSMIGLFWEHGPMEVNYKLYGNSYGKRNHSWVGPFSVVYIDNPVGTGYSFSETGTRGYKLDKEGYCHDLFHFVDQFFIMFPDLKDLELYIGGQSYAGKYIPPLAYRILSERNDINLKGIILGGPYFDPKTQSVAFFDYLYAVGAISHHDMNKHKNRVQAMYKEFLEGGNANKTFSQLFEQLVLLTDLPLPSLDNYVSGEEANYSLVGEVMTTLDMRKAVHVGNQKYIVSNDNLSQCYGPDVMVSTKEELAQLMNNIKVLIYNGDYDVVVSSVMIEAAVMSTPWNGQEHYNRSMRNYWKQDKRLKGFYSRTGKFCRVVVHGGGHQTPHDVPDVTLEMVTDFLHHGCVQPKN, from the exons ATGACTATACAGACGTGCTCATCCCTGGTCTTATGGCTAGGTCTGATCGTGCTCGTCTGTCTTGGTCACAGCCACCCACAATCCCAGCAGCAAACAAGCAGCGGGCCATTACTCCTCACTCCATACCTCGACAGGGGCGACGTCGGCCTCGCTAGGAATCTCAGCTTGGTCCGCTTTCGTCCACCGACCATTGTCCCGCTGAGCTACGCTGGCTACCTGACTGTGGACCGAAGAGTCCGCAATCATCTTTTCTTCTGGTTTTTCCCGTCTCCCTCTAACCCGTCGGCTCCATTGCTACTATGGCTCAATGGTGGCCCCGCAGTGTCGTCCATGATAGGCCTGTTCTGGGAACACGGGCCGATGGAGGTCAACTACAAGCTCTACGGGAATTCCTACGGGAAGAGAAACCACAGCTGGGTGGGTCCATTTTCAGTGGTCTACATCGACAACCCGGTTGGTACCGGGTACAGTTTTTCTGAAACAGGAACAAGAGGATATAAGCTGGATAAGGAAGGGTACTGCCATGACTTGTTTCATTTCGTGGATCAGTTTTTCATAATGTTTCCAGACCTCAAAGATTTAGAGCTGTATATAGGAGGTCAATCATATGCAGGGAAGTACATACCGCCTTTAGCGTATAGAATCTTATCAGAAAGAAATGATATCAACTTGAAAGGAATCATTCTCGGGGGCCCGTATTTCGACCCCAAAACTCAGAGCGTGGCGTTCTTTGACTACTTGTACGCCGTGGGCGCCATCAGCCACCACGATATGAACAAGCACAAGAACAGGGTGCAAGCTATGTATAAAGAGTTCCTCGAGGGGGGCAATGCCAACAAGACATTCTCCCAGTTGTTCGAGCAGCTGGTCCTCCTGACGGACCTTCCTTTACCCTCGCTTGATAACTACGTATCCGGGGAGGAGGCGAACTACAGCCTGGTGGGGGAGGTCATGACGACGCTGGACATGCGCAAGGCAGTGCACGTGGGGAATCAAAAGTACATTGTGTCCAACGATAATCTCTCCCAGTGCTACGGGCCTGACGTGATGGTCAGCACGAAGGAAGAGCTTGCCCAGTTAATGAACAATATCAAAGTACTTATATACAATGGAGACTACGATGTTGTGGTCAGTTCGGTCATGATCGAGGCCGCCGTGATGTCCACCCCTTGGAATGGACAAGAGCACTACAATAGATCAATGAG AAACTATTGGAAGCAGGACAAGCGACTCAAAGGATTCTACTCTCGGACCGGCAAGTTCTGCAGGGTCGTCGTCCACGGCGGTGGTCACCAGACGCCCCACGATGTGCCGGACGTCACCCTTGAGATGGTGACCGATTTCCTCCACCACGGATGCGTGCAGCCAAAAAACTGA